Genomic window (Dyadobacter fanqingshengii):
TATCCAGAACCTGAACTGCCTCCTATTGAACCTGTTATCCCAGAAGTGGAACCATTGCGCGATCCAGGCGGTGAGCCCGATATTCCTGCTTTTAATTAAGTTGCAGTCCGCTGTTGCGGCAGTCCGCTGTTGCGGCAGTCCGCTGGTGCGGCAGTCCGCTGCGACGGCATACTGCAGATGTAAGTCTCAATTACTCCTGTTACATTCGTATTATTGAAGAATTAGTTGGAGTGAAGTGGCTTAATTTTTTGAATCATGGATAATAACCAAATCGTTACAGCGCTTTTTGACGCTGTGCAAAATAATAATCTTGACATTGCCGGCGCAGACAAAAAATTTTACACCAAACTGGTCTTGCATGCCGCCGAAATTCGTGATCTATACACACAACTATACAATGACCACCCCGAATTCAGCGCCCACTTCACAAAGCTGATAGAAGTGCTGATTGCTTCCCATCTCAACCGGCCCCACGATTTAAAAGACCGGGACAATAAAAAGCCGGAAAACTGGTATTTAAGCAACGAGCTGGCTGGGATGAGCCTCCCAATGGAACATTTGAGCGGGCAATCAGGTAAATCCCCAGACAAACTCCCCTACTTCCAGGATCTTGGGATCAATGTGCTTCATCTGATCGATGCTGAGAAGGATATGGATCAAATAAGCGCTTTGTTGCATGAAAATGGCATTTCTCTAATGCTTGACTTGTCTCACAATGATCAGGCAATTTTAGATTATTCCAACCCAGGTGCATTAGTAAATCTGCTGACCGGTATTCTTGCACATGCTAATGTCGGTGTGGATATCTTACGGATCGATGTGGCTGACTTTCAGGGAAATCATTCCCAGCTCCATACCATTCTGCAGTTAATCAAACAGTGTTTACAGGTCACATCGCCCGGCATGGCCCTGGCGGTTTCAGCAAACGATTCACTGGAAGAGGCGATGAAATTTTTCGGGGAAGGCCGATACATGGCTAAGGAATGTGATTTTGTTTACAATAAAACCCAAACGGCTTTGCAATGGGACGCGCTGGCCTCCGGTCAGGTTTCTGCAATGGTCGAGGCTGAGGCTGCTTTGTCGGATAAACCTTTCGGCACAACCTGGATCACCTACACAAATGCTGATGATGATAGAAGCAGCACTTTGGCTTCGCTATGCGGATTGGAAAAGGCCATTCAGGAAAGAAGCGAAATGCAGATCAATACGGCGATCCAAAAAATGTTGCTCCTGCAAGCCAACAGTTTTTTCATAGGCGGACTTCCTATGCTTGCTTATCGAAATGAGGTGGAAGGCACCCTTGAAAACCAGCTTTTTTCCGGGACCAAAAAATTACTTGCAATCAGGAAAAGCCTTCATGTGGTTGCGGATACAAAAAATACGCGATGGCTGCCCCGGCATAATATCCACATAGCCGGTTTCGTGCGAAACGGCCGGGAAAAGGCACTTTACTGCATTTTTAATTATAGTGATGAAAGTGCATATCTGACCTGGCATTCATTCCGCTACAATGGTTATGCTCCTGAAAAACTATATGATCATTGGCGTGAAAATTTCTATGAACCAGGAAACGATGCCGAATTTTTGGTGATCGAACCTTACGGATTTTATCTGCTTGAAGTGGTGGCCTAATTAACCTAGTAAAGTTTCTACATTCTACCTAAAATAATTCAAACAAATTGTATCTTCCGAGAAAAATTATACCCCCTCGGGAATGAAAAGACTTTTACTGGCTTATTTTTTACTCTCCTCCTTTATCATTCAGGCACAGTCATATAAGTCCCTTCCGGGAAAGATTGAGGCCGAGGAATATACTACAATGAACTCAGTGGGCACTGAGGCAACATCAGACGCAGATGGCGGCCAGAATGTGGGCTGGATTCAGGATGGCAGCTGGATGGATTATGACGTGAACGTGGCCGTTGCGGGTCACTACACATTCCGGTTCAGGGTTGCCAATGGATACAGTCCGGAAGCGGCGCTTTCGCTTAAATCCGCCAATGGCGACGACCTTGGCCAACGCATTTTGCCGCAAACCGGCGGCATGCAAAACTACACCACCATTAGTTTTGTAGCATTGCTCCCGCAAGGCAACCAAACATTAAGGGTTTTCGCGGAAAAAGGCGGTTTCAATTTCAACTGGTTTGAAGCATCCGCCTCGCGCAACGTTTCCGGTAGGATCGAAGCGGAAGATTTTGATGCCGTTAGCGACGTTCGCACCGAAACGACCGCTGATACAGACGGAAACCTAAATGTAGGATACATTGATGATGGCGATTATTTGGATTACAATATTAAACTTGCAGCCGGCGGCACTTACACGGCCAATTTCAGGATTGCCAACAGCTATGGTTCTGGGGTTATTGAGATAAAAAATGGCAGTGGAACAGTATTAGGACAGCTTAACGTGCCTCAAACCGGCGGCTGGCAAAACTGGGCGACGCTCAGCACACAGCTAACATTACCAGCCGGAAGCCAGTTGATCCGCCTCGCAACACCGCAAGGCGCGTTCAATTTCAATTGGTTTGAACTCATTTCCCAAGGCGAACCTGCCATTGGCGTTGCGTTACCTGCAAGAATTCAATCGGAAAATTTTAACGCTTCCAACAACATTGGAACGGAAGCCACAACCGATGAAGGCGGAGGTGAAAATGTGGGCTGGATCCAGGATGATAGTTGGATGGAATACAAGGTCAACGCAGCGGAGCAGGGCATTTACACATTCAGCTATCGCGTAGCTAATGGTTATAGTCCCGAAGCTTCTTTTGCATTGAAAAAAAGTGATGGAACAGAGTTAGGTCGCGTTACTGTCCCGCAAACGGGCGGCATGCAAGGTTGGCGAACGGTTAATATGCTTGCAGCACTGCCCGCAGGAAATGAAACTTTGAAAATTCAATCCTTAAAAGGTGGCTGGAACTTTAACTGGTTTGAAGCCAAAGCATCACGCCCGCTTACTGGCAGGATGGAAGCTGAAACATTCGACCTCGCCAGCGACGTGAGAACCGAAGAAACCACCGACACAGACGGCGGCTCATCGGTCACTTACATTGACGACGCCGACTGGCTTGATTACAATGTGAAGATCGCAACGGCTGGCGCTTACACCATTGGTTTCCGGGTTTCGAATAGTTATGGAAATGGCCTTATCGAAATTAAAAACGGCGCTGGCACAGTCCTGGGAAATGTAAATGTTCCCCAAACAGGCGGTTGGAATAATTACAGCACAATCCGCACGACGGTTAATCTTCCGGCAGGCAGCCAAATTTTACGCATTTATGCAAATCGTGGCGCATTTAATCTGAACTGGTTTGAAATCACAACAGGCACCGTTCAGGAACAATCGACCATTACTTTTAGCGAGCTTGGCACCAAAGGCTTGCAGGAAGGAACCTTTAACCTGGTTGCCAGTAGCAACAACAACGAATCGCCTGTCACTTTTTCTTCTTCAAACACCGCAGTAGCAACCGTTTCCAATGCAACCGGCATCTGGAAAGTAACGCTTTTCGGCGCTGGACAAACAACAATAACGGCCTCGCAAAGCGCAAGCGAGCATTATTTGCAAGCAGACAATGTGAGCAGAAACTTAACCGTTACCGAACAATCCACCCCTACCGACCCCATAGCAGGAGCGAAAATTATCCTCGACCCAAAACGCTGGTATCAGCTAACCAATGCTGCTAATGGATTGGAAGGGCTTTTTGACGGCAATACGCAGGCCGATGTGCTTACAGGCTGGGGAAAGGCGATCGACTACTACGACGCTTATTATCCGCTGAAAGACGGCGAACAAATCACATTGGAAAGTGTTAAATTTTTCGATTTCACGGGTTCGACAGAAAATCAGCCGTTCATTTTGTCTGTCATTGACGACCAATGGAACCGCATTCAGGTGGCGACATTCACTGGCTCGGTCTATAATGGCTGGGTTGGGCCTTATCCGGATAGAGCTTCCAATACGCAATTTAAGCTGGATGCACCTGTCTCCAACATCCGCTATTTAGTTTTAACAATTCCAAACTTACTCCCTACCGAGCTGGAACTGTATGGAAGTTATACGCCAGCACCACCATCCAATGCGCCGGGACGCACGAAGAACATTCGGTTAAATGACCTTTTGGGCGTGAATGGTTACGAGTGGAATTTCCAGGATGGCGCACATACGGAATCGCTTGTCGAGTCGAAAGTGACTGCTGCTAAAAGCTTTTCCGGTTTCCGGCATTATATGGATTGGGAAAAACTGGAATCGAGAGAAGGTGTTTTTTCTTATAATCCAACATTAAGCGGAAGCTGGAACTATGACCTGATCTACGAGAGACTAAAACAGGAAAATATAGAAGTGCTGGCTTGTTTGAAAACGCTTCCGGGATGGATGCTGGCCTCTTATCCTGAGGGCGAAAGAGATTCCGAGAATGTGCCGGTGCGTTACGGAAAGGATTTCAAAGACCCGCTTTCTTACATTGAACAAGCCAAAGTCGCGTTCCAATACGTTGCCCGTTATGGCAGCAATGTGAATGTTGACCCATCCTTATTGAAAGTAGACACGATCCCAAGATGGCATGGTGACTATGCGAACACCGTAAAGATCGGCCTGGGTCTGATCAAATATATTGAATGTGATAATGAGCGTGATAAATGGTGGAAGGGCAGAAAAGGTTATCAAACCGCGCGCGAATATGCTGCCAACATTTCGGCATTTTATGATGGTCATAAAAACACAATGGGACCGGGAGTGGGCGTAAAAAATGCTGATCCCAACATGAAGGTTGTAATCGCCGGAATGGTCACCGGCCCTGATTATCTCAAAGGAATGGTTGACTGGTGCAAAGAATTCAGGGGTTACCGTCCCGATGGCAGCGTTAACCTTTGCTGGGACGTGGTGAATTTTCACCTTTATACAGATGACGCTTCCTCGAACCAAAGCGGCACTTCCACGCGGGGAGTGGCTCCCGAGGTTGGTACTGCGCACATAACGCTTGATAATTTTGTAAAAACATCCAAAGAAATGTCGCAAGATATGCCAGTTTGGATCACGGAAGCGGGTTATGATCTAACACAAACCAGTCCATTGAAAGCGATTCCCATTGGTGACAAATCTCCAATGCAAACACAAGCCGACTGGATCCTGCGCACGTCGCTGTTTTCGGCTCGCCATGGCATTGAGAAGGTTTTTTATTATCAAATGTATGATGATAACCCCGCCTGGGGATGGATGTTTGGGTCTTCGGGCTTACTAAATGATGACCAGTCACGCAGGCCAGTATCTGATTATTTTGTTCAAACCAAAAACCTGTTTGGTGATTACGTTTACAAAGAAACCATTCATGCTGACCCGGTTGTGGACCGCTATGAACTGAATGGCAAATCGCTGTTCATACTCGCTATCCCTGACGAAGTGGGCCGTACAGCCGAGTATACCATTAATTTAGGAGAGACAGGCGTTGCGAAAATTTACACGCCAACAGCCGGAAGCGACCATATGGCAATGCAGGAAAAAGGCATCGTAGACGGAAAAGTAACGGTTACGGTCACAGAAACACCCATTTTCGTAATGGCTTCAAATGCACAAAATGCGAGAACTGCAGCAGCAGCGCCTGAACTGGGTGAAGAGTTGCCCTTGCACGAAGATGTAAATGTTTTCCCAAATCCGATAACGGATTTTGTTAACATTGAATTGGCAAATGAAAATAGTGCAGATGTTACGCTAAAAGTTTTCGATGCAAAAACTGGAAGACTATATCAGAATGGCCATGTGCAAAAGCCATCAAACAAATTGTCCCACAAACTTGATCTGACACATTTGCCGATTGGCACATATATCATCGAAGTGAAACAGGGAAATCAAAGCACATTCCGCAAGGTGGCAAAGGTGCATTAATAATGGGCGACGCCGCGGTTTGCCATCCGGCTTCCGTCCAGCCTTGAAATGTTAAATTTGTCACGGTATTCTTTTGGCGTAACGCCCGTGCTCTTTTTAAACAGCTGCCGAAACGATTTCAGGTCGTTATACCCTGAGTTCAACATTACTTCTAGCACGCTTTGGTCTGTCTGTGCAAGGAGTTTTTTGGCTGCTTCAATGCGCGTCCTTTGTAAATATTCAATAGGCGTAACGCCAACCGCCTGCTTAAACCGCCGCACTACATTGCGCCTGCTCGCCGGAATATCCTGGATTAAAGCCTCAATGGTGCTTCCCTCCTGATATTCTTTCTCGATTTTTTGCTGAGCCATATTTACCAAACCATCGCCATGATCCAGCGCCGGCGAAAAAGTGCCGAAATAGGTTTGCTGCTCACGGTCCATATCGATCGCGAACATTTTGGCAGTTTGTAGCGTCAACTCTTTGCCGCAAAATCTTTGGATCAGATAAAGCATTAAATGAAAGCTGCTCGTTGCGCCGCCGCTTGTGTAAATACCATGGTCATCAGTCACAACAGCATCGCTTTTCATGATCACCTCCGGGAAGTTTGAAGCCAGTGCCATAGCGGCGTCGATGTGGGTTGTTGCCTCCTTTCCATTCAATAAGCCAGCCGCTGCGAGTAAGAAAGCGCCGGTGCAAAAGCTGGCAATTTCAGCTCCATTCTTGTATTGATCCCAAAGCCAGGGAATGCATATCTGGTTTTTCGCGATCGAGGCTTTCAAGTCACCCGCACCGAAAGCCGGCACCAATATGAGGTTTTGCTGCTCTGCCAAAGTCACCGAGCTGATTTCATAAGCCCCGTAAAACTGCGGTGGATTGATGTCCGGAGAAAAAAGATTAATATTAAAAAAAGGAGCGCCGTGCTCCCGCTCGTAAAACATGTTCGCCGATTCAAAAACATCCAGGATAGCCGCTACACTTAGCAAACGATGCTTATTTGTAATCAAAAGACCTAACTGTATCATTGTGTTGACGATTTAAGCAAAGTGCGGGACAATATAATGTTTTTTTGTCTCAAATGCCCCTCTTACTTGACCGTTTGAATCCAGTTAATTATAAATTATGTCCTTATTTTTGTTTTAGACTAAAATTGAAAACTAATATTAATGCCACCGATGCACAAATATCCACGAATAGGATTTGTGAAAATCCGTGCATTCCTGGCAAAATCCAAACCCCATGGCCAAATCAAAATTCGAAACATCCTTAGAATCAGGCGTTCATCAACAGCTGCAATCGCTCATCGGAACCTGGAAAGGAACCACTAAAACCTGGTTCGAGCCAGGAGTTGTAGCAGACGAATCACCTATGGAGGGCACAATCCGTTCCATACTGGGAGGCCGATTCGTCATGCACGAATACAAAGGATCATTAACGGATCAACCCTTCGAGGGCATCGCCATTTACGGCTTCGACATCCCAAATAATAATTTTCAGTCTGCGTGGATTGACAGTTTTCACATGGGAACCGGGGTAATGTTATCCAACGGTGCTCCCACAACGTCCGGCTTCTCAGTCCTCGGCAGTTACGGCAGCCCCGATTTTCCCGAACCCTGGGGCTGGCGCACCGTCGTTGACCTGCTAGACAACGATAACCTCATCATCACAGCCTACAACATTTCCCCCGAAGGCCAGGAAGACAAAGCCACGGAAACGATTTACAAGCGGGTTGGGTAAAATTAATGTTGAGCCAATTCTTTTTTAATGAATATTTCGAGTTCTTCTTTTGTGGGCAGTTCGACGATGTACTTGCTGACAAACAGCGGCATATCGCTGTCTGCAACTGCATACTCGATCAGCGCCTTGTTCTGATCCGTAACTAGTAACAATCCTACGGGTGGGTTGTCATTCGGCTGCATTATATCTTTTTTGTAGTAATTGATGTAAGTTTTTAGCTGTCCGATATGTTCATGTTTTGCCTCATTGGT
Coding sequences:
- a CDS encoding DUF1579 domain-containing protein, with product MAKSKFETSLESGVHQQLQSLIGTWKGTTKTWFEPGVVADESPMEGTIRSILGGRFVMHEYKGSLTDQPFEGIAIYGFDIPNNNFQSAWIDSFHMGTGVMLSNGAPTTSGFSVLGSYGSPDFPEPWGWRTVVDLLDNDNLIITAYNISPEGQEDKATETIYKRVG
- a CDS encoding GlxA family transcriptional regulator, which gives rise to MIQLGLLITNKHRLLSVAAILDVFESANMFYEREHGAPFFNINLFSPDINPPQFYGAYEISSVTLAEQQNLILVPAFGAGDLKASIAKNQICIPWLWDQYKNGAEIASFCTGAFLLAAAGLLNGKEATTHIDAAMALASNFPEVIMKSDAVVTDDHGIYTSGGATSSFHLMLYLIQRFCGKELTLQTAKMFAIDMDREQQTYFGTFSPALDHGDGLVNMAQQKIEKEYQEGSTIEALIQDIPASRRNVVRRFKQAVGVTPIEYLQRTRIEAAKKLLAQTDQSVLEVMLNSGYNDLKSFRQLFKKSTGVTPKEYRDKFNISRLDGSRMANRGVAHY
- a CDS encoding carbohydrate-binding protein; this encodes MKRLLLAYFLLSSFIIQAQSYKSLPGKIEAEEYTTMNSVGTEATSDADGGQNVGWIQDGSWMDYDVNVAVAGHYTFRFRVANGYSPEAALSLKSANGDDLGQRILPQTGGMQNYTTISFVALLPQGNQTLRVFAEKGGFNFNWFEASASRNVSGRIEAEDFDAVSDVRTETTADTDGNLNVGYIDDGDYLDYNIKLAAGGTYTANFRIANSYGSGVIEIKNGSGTVLGQLNVPQTGGWQNWATLSTQLTLPAGSQLIRLATPQGAFNFNWFELISQGEPAIGVALPARIQSENFNASNNIGTEATTDEGGGENVGWIQDDSWMEYKVNAAEQGIYTFSYRVANGYSPEASFALKKSDGTELGRVTVPQTGGMQGWRTVNMLAALPAGNETLKIQSLKGGWNFNWFEAKASRPLTGRMEAETFDLASDVRTEETTDTDGGSSVTYIDDADWLDYNVKIATAGAYTIGFRVSNSYGNGLIEIKNGAGTVLGNVNVPQTGGWNNYSTIRTTVNLPAGSQILRIYANRGAFNLNWFEITTGTVQEQSTITFSELGTKGLQEGTFNLVASSNNNESPVTFSSSNTAVATVSNATGIWKVTLFGAGQTTITASQSASEHYLQADNVSRNLTVTEQSTPTDPIAGAKIILDPKRWYQLTNAANGLEGLFDGNTQADVLTGWGKAIDYYDAYYPLKDGEQITLESVKFFDFTGSTENQPFILSVIDDQWNRIQVATFTGSVYNGWVGPYPDRASNTQFKLDAPVSNIRYLVLTIPNLLPTELELYGSYTPAPPSNAPGRTKNIRLNDLLGVNGYEWNFQDGAHTESLVESKVTAAKSFSGFRHYMDWEKLESREGVFSYNPTLSGSWNYDLIYERLKQENIEVLACLKTLPGWMLASYPEGERDSENVPVRYGKDFKDPLSYIEQAKVAFQYVARYGSNVNVDPSLLKVDTIPRWHGDYANTVKIGLGLIKYIECDNERDKWWKGRKGYQTAREYAANISAFYDGHKNTMGPGVGVKNADPNMKVVIAGMVTGPDYLKGMVDWCKEFRGYRPDGSVNLCWDVVNFHLYTDDASSNQSGTSTRGVAPEVGTAHITLDNFVKTSKEMSQDMPVWITEAGYDLTQTSPLKAIPIGDKSPMQTQADWILRTSLFSARHGIEKVFYYQMYDDNPAWGWMFGSSGLLNDDQSRRPVSDYFVQTKNLFGDYVYKETIHADPVVDRYELNGKSLFILAIPDEVGRTAEYTINLGETGVAKIYTPTAGSDHMAMQEKGIVDGKVTVTVTETPIFVMASNAQNARTAAAAPELGEELPLHEDVNVFPNPITDFVNIELANENSADVTLKVFDAKTGRLYQNGHVQKPSNKLSHKLDLTHLPIGTYIIEVKQGNQSTFRKVAKVH